A stretch of DNA from Pongo abelii isolate AG06213 chromosome 17, NHGRI_mPonAbe1-v2.0_pri, whole genome shotgun sequence:
ttgtttcgtgcttgttctccatttcggcaggggaaacgattttccaggaaggaaggttgttgccagtggaaaacaatttggttccgagggactggggtttctggctgggagtggggaggggctgcagggtgatcggtggccactccacctcctccagagagagcgtgtggcttctctgccttggggaggatattctgctctcttgtgagttttgcaggccacctgagattctctcttgaattgctgtcaagaaatagggacgggcgttgtctctggcccttgctggggaaggttttctgaggttttgtttttcaattttgagacggagtttggcttctgttgtccagcctggagcgcagtggtgggatctgggctcaccgcaaaccccgcctcccgggttcaagcgattctcctgtctcagccccctgagtagctgggattacaggcgctcgccagcaagcccaaccgagtttcgtctttttagaagagacgggatttcctcaggttggtcaggctggtctgcaactcctgacctcaggtggtccgccggcctcgacctcccaaagccacgggaatacaggcgcgagtcaccgtgcccggacatgtctgagttttacgcggtcgctgactggattatgtccccttccccggaacggatgcttttctgtcttccttaagggtagcatctctgtggcaccccgtttctggctccttccgtgttcttcaggcttgaaggcctcctttgacgtgcaccggcatccactcaggtgcctgcttccaggagcttcccagcccccatgctgctgacagcccagggtacaggactttgatctcttctgctgcccttgctcggttttgccttgcggcttatgtctttgtatttctctctctacccctcactgtcggtaacgcctaagaacgaggtttacttaatggggggggggggggggtggtgtgtgtgcgcgtgcgtgtttgtgtgtgtgcgcgcgcgtgtgtgtgtgcgtttgtgtgtgtgtctttgtttgtgtgtatgtgtgtgtgtcgtatctggcacacggacctgtgactaccagcccgcgtgaagccaacaaatgccctgagttagaaggcaaacgttcaccaaagcttgcaggagctggtaggaggtgaagtcaaggtagttaacccggtcatctcatgggaattagaaactctggttggcaggtttagacttcctgatcgagaacctaaataagctgattaaggtgtcgccattctttcacaggggttctgggtgaaaagattgggaatgactctagtaaaagtgttttgacttaaggaacgtaccagttgttagcatttatgtatgaaagccaagagttcctttcttcaaacaaacagcagttttctttgaggtgtgctctggttgtgtcatccaggctggagtgcagtggaatgaggaagggtcaccgcaacctccgcttgcccagctcaggcgatcctgccacctcagccctttaaggagctgggaccacaggggccgtgccaccacgccgggctaattttggtatcttttgtggagacggggcttctccgtttggcccagcctggtccccacctcctgggctcaagcgatctgctttcctcggcctcccggaggaggatggctcacgattagaggatcatgcccggccttttatctaaaagaaaacaacaacagtaacaagacattttgcgtagtcggagttatcagtgtcaactgatggattgagagtttgtgtctaagaagtccctgtgtgctccatgatttcagaagagagaacaaacggcaaaagggactctcacatctcgtacctgatttatgatggcaactagggcgttgtttaaaaaacggtcggtgaaccaccaaagcagagttgatccgaacgcgttcataatatcttctgaattctgaggtgtcctccaagcagggaggcagtggccgggtgtgggaggcaaaaatcacagggccagcgcttgacacctgcagaattcagaggctcaactttgcacccagccaagggtcctggtgtccattggaagtttcgttccccaacccgcgttgactttgcattggtcctcctccccccagattttatgtgtcaggcaagtcctgagtttatcgtcgggagaatcttctcttgtagtctcgaactgccttggccatcagcggggccactttcttggcagcctgtttccgggtcttggccgcgggcgccgcgtgctcactgctgctgctcaggcaggggttggcccgcttctcagggagcccgtgaaggacgttgctgctgctgctgctgctgctgctgctgctgccgccgccgccgccgccgccgccgccgccgtccccgaggccggaggcaggctggctgcttcctgcgggctggggggctggcttgatctccccgtttccggggtcagcggctcctgcagacttctcttccctcctggaagcatcataaggcgtcttggccacagagttgaaacagatcatctttgtctgtcggccgctgggtttgttttcaagtgcagatcggattttcgtggtcactactcgcagccgctgctctcgggcgtcgcgaagccgcaggtacagctcccgccaagactcgtgctcctgcggcttttctcccttgaagtcctggagacaatgaatcctccataattcatctgtctctcgagcgagtgcgtggttgtctttctctgtgcgatacagctgatcaggcgtccacccttccggaacgggttcaagaaccgagtaggcgacccctcccacgtcgccgagggcgtccggattgtttctaagcaccgggaggcactgctggcgcagcgtcagcacctggagctggcaggcaggcctggagcccgagtacacctgcagcctagcattcactctgcgtccagggaaagcggcttcctcctggaacgttggcgcggagagtgcttctggctctgcctgggaggtcatggcctcaaaagcggacagcagatcgtagttggcctgcatccaggccgctgaggggtcccagagctctgcgaagagaaggctgggcaccgttttcggcccggcggaatcagcgccggccgcctgcagcctctctgactggctttcctggacaggaggcgatttgtgagccgaagcccagcgggacgatttgcgccccttgctgtggctcgccaccgcttccccctgaggttggccctggcagcccggacccggcagaggcccgccctgagcggcgtgagcgtggcctcttccgggttgcttcccgggcacagcgggctcagggccctcgggcgtcgggaggggagcggtgcgcgttggagggtcccgacgggggccggaatcagctggggccattctggggcgctttctctcggctctgggctcgcgactgggagacctcgggtgaggtctctgttgtcccggaggtgttctgcgtgctgtccgtccgtgctgagggctgtgagatgggctcctgggggccgtcgcgttttctgggaagccccaggccttttcctggtcctggagagcctccccgaggcgctgtcgggaagcgctgtcctcagcgtcctgtgggtcaggcccggtgtttcggtcc
This window harbors:
- the LOC134760354 gene encoding elongin-A3-like — protein: MAAGSTTLRAVQKLQVRLATKTNPKKLEKYLQKLSALPMTADILAETGIRKTVKRLRKHQHVGDFARDLAARWKKLVLVDRNTGPDPQDAEDSASRQRLGEALQDQEKAWGFPENATAPRSPSHSPQHGRTARRTPPGQQRPHPRSPSREPRAERKRPRMAPADSGPRRDPPTRTAPLPTPEGPEPAVPGKQPGRGHAHAAQGGPLPGPGCQGQPQGEAVASHSKGRKSSRWASAHKSPPVQESQSERLQAAGADSAGPKTVPSLLFAELWDPSAAWMQANYDLLSAFEAMTSQAEPEALSAPTFQEEAAFPGRRVNARLQVYSGSRPACQLQVLTLRQQCLPVLRNNPDALGDVGGVAYSVLEPVPEGWTPDQLYRTEKDNHALARETDELWRIHCLQDFKGEKPQEHESWRELYLRLRDAREQRLRVVTTKIRSALENKPSGRQTKMICFNSVAKTPYDASRREEKSAGAADPGNGEIKPAPQPAGSSQPASGLGDGGGGGGGGGGSSSRHAAPAAKTRKQAAKKVAPLMAKAVRDYKRRFSRR